In bacterium, one genomic interval encodes:
- the cobT gene encoding nicotinate-nucleotide--dimethylbenzimidazole phosphoribosyltransferase has protein sequence MKIPEIGPIDPLFFKKAQDHWDNLIKPQGSLGRLEEIVSRICAITRTEIPDIARKRLLVFAADHGIVREGVSAYPQDVTVQMVRGFLAGKAAISMLAKQHKIDLKIVDMGIASTISHRDLISVHINNGTRNFLREPAMTVQEMTEAFQAGIRFAQEAKRDGIQLLAGGDMGIGNTAAASAIYSALFGLDPDVVTGKGAGLDEKGRVHKTQIIREALKKWNITDREPLKILQHFGGFEVAALSGLYIGAASERIPIVIDGFICSSAAAISVALAPVSKEYMFFGHASAENGYGIVLQHLDVKPILDLDMRLGEGTGAALAFGIIQSAVDLFREMPTFEQAEVSRKKE, from the coding sequence ATGAAAATACCGGAAATCGGGCCTATCGATCCACTGTTTTTCAAGAAAGCTCAGGATCACTGGGACAATTTGATTAAACCTCAAGGGAGTCTGGGGCGACTGGAAGAGATCGTCTCAAGGATCTGCGCGATCACACGAACAGAAATTCCTGACATTGCCAGAAAGAGGCTGCTGGTGTTTGCGGCCGATCATGGAATCGTAAGGGAAGGAGTAAGCGCCTATCCTCAGGATGTCACCGTTCAGATGGTCCGTGGTTTCCTTGCGGGAAAGGCTGCAATCTCGATGCTGGCAAAACAGCACAAAATCGATTTGAAAATTGTCGACATGGGGATCGCTTCCACCATTTCTCACAGAGATCTTATCAGCGTGCATATCAATAACGGGACTCGAAACTTCCTGCGAGAACCCGCAATGACAGTTCAAGAAATGACCGAAGCTTTTCAGGCGGGCATTCGCTTTGCGCAGGAAGCCAAGAGAGACGGGATACAGCTTCTCGCAGGCGGAGATATGGGGATTGGAAATACAGCGGCTGCAAGCGCAATTTATTCTGCGCTTTTCGGTTTGGATCCGGATGTGGTAACGGGAAAAGGGGCGGGTCTGGATGAAAAAGGCAGGGTTCACAAGACTCAGATCATCCGCGAGGCTTTGAAAAAATGGAACATCACTGACAGGGAACCTCTGAAGATCCTTCAACACTTTGGTGGTTTTGAAGTTGCCGCGCTCTCCGGGTTGTACATAGGCGCGGCATCCGAAAGGATTCCCATTGTGATTGACGGTTTCATTTGCAGTTCGGCTGCCGCTATCAGCGTGGCGCTGGCGCCGGTTTCGAAAGAATACATGTTTTTCGGCCACGCTTCGGCGGAGAATGGCTATGGGATTGTCTTGCAGCATCTTGATGTGAAGCCGATTCTGGATCTGGACATGCGTCTTGGAGAAGGCACAGGCGCCGCCCTCGCGTTTGGCATCATTCAATCGGCAGTCGATCTCTTCCGGGAGATGCCTACTTTTGAGCAAGCGGAAGTATCGCGAAAGAAAGAATGA
- the cobS gene encoding adenosylcobinamide-GDP ribazoletransferase: MRSFLLALQFLTVFRIHRNLNFRPQDFSSSLRWFFVTGLLLGLLQWLLACALLRVHCPLDLLAVLLVITGLVSTGGLHLDGVADTADGFGAGTDRESVLGMMKDKRTGVYGIAAISLSLLMKFLAFSHVLNAGSLIMLAMSPMLSRALIAATCTTLPYARQEGTGKAFSEGSFVKHAVPSLFLCVIILFYFLGRSGVYLFGIVCAVALLFGMYCYLKIRGFTGDTLGAQNEIAEITALFSGGLMH, translated from the coding sequence ATGAGATCATTCCTGCTCGCCCTTCAGTTTCTTACTGTTTTTCGAATCCATCGAAATCTTAATTTCCGGCCGCAGGATTTTTCATCAAGCCTGCGGTGGTTCTTCGTGACTGGCCTGCTGCTCGGCTTACTTCAATGGCTTCTTGCCTGTGCATTATTGAGGGTTCACTGTCCTCTCGATCTTTTAGCAGTGCTGCTTGTGATTACCGGACTCGTTTCCACAGGAGGATTGCACCTTGACGGTGTAGCCGATACTGCGGATGGCTTTGGCGCGGGAACGGATCGCGAATCAGTGTTGGGGATGATGAAGGATAAGCGGACCGGAGTTTACGGTATTGCCGCCATTTCACTGAGTTTGCTTATGAAGTTTCTTGCCTTTTCACATGTCTTGAATGCGGGAAGTCTCATCATGCTTGCGATGTCTCCAATGTTGAGCCGTGCGCTGATTGCTGCGACCTGCACAACTTTACCGTATGCGCGGCAGGAAGGCACCGGTAAAGCATTTTCGGAAGGTTCCTTTGTGAAACACGCGGTTCCATCGTTATTCCTCTGTGTGATCATCCTGTTCTATTTTCTTGGAAGGTCCGGCGTATATCTATTCGGAATCGTATGTGCTGTGGCTTTGCTTTTCGGCATGTATTGCTATCTGAAAATCCGCGGTTTCACCGGGGACACACTGGGAGCGCAAAATGAAATTGCGGAAATCACAGCACTGTTTTCCGGAGGCTTGATGCATTGA
- the cbiB gene encoding adenosylcobinamide-phosphate synthase CbiB, with amino-acid sequence MNPAIFISAYLLDLIIGDPEWLPHPVRLIGWITNSGERMIRRIAHTPWSEFFGGLLLTVSIITVMWISTAWVVHLLGRWNQTASFLASIYLASTTLTTHCLVLEVRRIYRLLESGHIEGARRHLSRIVGRDTDDLDVPDIVRAAIESAAESASDGIVAPMFYLALGGIPAAFAYKVINTMDSMIGHQDTRYRYFGKFAARVDDAVNFFPARITAFLITASAFLCRFDWQNAWKVWQRDAGKHASPNAGRPEAAMAGALGVRLGGLNFYGGEACQGAYLGEARVPLNIESLKRSIVIVLLVSLLSFMMLLSLLTYIYGR; translated from the coding sequence TTGAATCCGGCAATTTTTATATCGGCTTATCTGCTGGATCTGATCATTGGGGATCCCGAATGGTTGCCGCATCCGGTTCGGCTGATTGGTTGGATCACGAATAGTGGAGAAAGAATGATCAGGAGAATAGCTCACACCCCGTGGAGTGAGTTCTTTGGAGGTTTACTTCTGACTGTTTCAATCATTACGGTTATGTGGATCAGTACAGCATGGGTTGTGCACTTGCTTGGCCGATGGAACCAAACGGCTAGCTTTCTGGCGTCAATCTATCTGGCTTCTACCACTCTCACGACACACTGTCTCGTTCTGGAGGTCCGCCGTATCTATCGGTTGCTTGAATCGGGGCACATTGAAGGAGCACGCCGTCATCTCTCCCGCATCGTAGGAAGAGACACTGACGACCTTGATGTCCCGGACATCGTTCGTGCCGCGATTGAATCGGCGGCGGAAAGCGCTTCAGATGGAATCGTAGCTCCGATGTTTTATCTTGCTTTGGGTGGCATCCCTGCAGCTTTTGCTTACAAAGTGATCAACACAATGGATTCAATGATCGGACATCAAGACACTCGATACCGGTATTTTGGAAAATTCGCAGCACGAGTGGATGATGCGGTAAATTTCTTTCCCGCGCGGATAACCGCATTTCTGATCACGGCATCAGCATTTCTGTGCAGGTTTGATTGGCAGAACGCGTGGAAGGTATGGCAGCGCGATGCCGGTAAACACGCCAGTCCTAATGCAGGGCGCCCGGAAGCGGCTATGGCCGGAGCACTCGGCGTGCGTTTGGGTGGGCTGAACTTTTACGGTGGTGAAGCTTGCCAGGGAGCATACCTCGGTGAAGCGCGTGTTCCTTTGAACATCGAATCACTCAAGCGATCCATTGTCATTGTCCTGCTGGTTTCACTCCTTTCGTTCATGATGCTGTTGAGCCTTCTTACCTATATATATGGTAGATAA
- the cobD gene encoding threonine-phosphate decarboxylase CobD — MNQDSAVHGGAVHEAARRWRVRPEEILDFSANINPSGPQPSVIEELLRAPIDIRWYPDSTRLIGILSEKLGVPAGSITIGNGSAALIFAVLRALRPKRALLLHPAFAEYQRAVKAAGAKMDSYLLREQQSFQPDYEALHTMVCSRGIDLVLLNNPHNPSGALLSRGDIENLSALLEPRRVCLVVDEAFIDYAPEASVLPGASNLSNVIVIRSLTKFYAIPGLRVGYAVCNHIFASRLKYQIEGWPVSSIALRAAAKALTDLLYEERTRDQNETARREFVEELRKIQGITVFPSSANFLLVKLRGSGSHLQHWLERHRILIRCCDSFTGLNDNFIRLAVRLPEENMRLAGLIKEWVGLESRKDYQR; from the coding sequence TTGAATCAAGATTCAGCGGTACACGGTGGAGCAGTCCATGAAGCCGCTCGCCGTTGGCGAGTAAGACCGGAAGAAATACTGGACTTCAGCGCAAACATCAATCCGTCGGGACCACAGCCGAGTGTCATCGAAGAACTCCTGAGAGCACCTATCGATATTCGATGGTATCCGGACTCTACCCGGTTGATTGGGATTCTTTCTGAAAAACTTGGCGTACCGGCCGGGAGCATCACTATAGGCAACGGTTCTGCGGCTTTGATTTTTGCAGTGTTGCGCGCACTAAGGCCGAAACGTGCATTGCTGCTGCATCCGGCGTTCGCAGAATATCAACGTGCAGTGAAAGCTGCCGGCGCAAAGATGGATTCTTATTTGTTGCGGGAACAACAATCATTTCAGCCTGATTATGAGGCACTCCATACAATGGTGTGTTCACGCGGCATTGATCTGGTTTTGTTGAACAACCCTCACAATCCTTCCGGCGCTTTGTTGTCTCGTGGCGATATTGAAAACCTGTCTGCGTTGCTGGAGCCTCGCCGGGTATGCCTGGTTGTGGATGAGGCCTTTATCGATTATGCTCCGGAGGCAAGTGTACTTCCAGGCGCCTCAAACTTATCCAACGTCATTGTCATCCGGTCGCTCACGAAATTTTACGCCATACCTGGCCTGCGCGTTGGGTATGCCGTATGTAATCACATTTTTGCTTCCCGGCTGAAGTATCAAATTGAAGGATGGCCCGTTTCGAGTATTGCTTTACGCGCAGCAGCGAAGGCATTGACCGATCTACTATATGAGGAGAGAACCCGGGATCAGAACGAAACTGCCCGCAGAGAATTTGTCGAAGAACTCCGGAAAATTCAGGGCATCACAGTCTTTCCATCCTCGGCAAACTTCCTGTTGGTCAAGTTACGCGGCTCCGGGTCGCATCTCCAGCACTGGCTCGAACGCCATCGAATCCTAATCCGGTGCTGTGACTCTTTCACCGGGCTTAATGACAATTTTATCAGGCTTGCGGTTCGCCTCCCGGAAGAAAACATGCGGTTAGCCGGCTTGATCAAGGAATGGGTTGGTCTGGAAAGCAGGAAGGATTACCAGCGTTAA
- a CDS encoding TonB-dependent receptor, with amino-acid sequence MFVGDAGITEPSRPSRRTGFEWDNHYKAFPWMTLEWNWAYSRARFRDVDPAGDRIPGAVEGVFTAGIWMEGLPIKFNPFKHSVGILTTRQGGQLADSFWGRLILGAHLRFFGPRPLIEDNSVRSKSSTLVNLSTGYRINKNWNTFVDIFNLLNSKSSDVDYFYTSRLPGEPFAGVDDIHTHPVEPLSVRFRLTANF; translated from the coding sequence TTGTTTGTTGGAGACGCGGGCATCACTGAACCCAGTCGTCCCAGCCGCCGCACGGGTTTCGAATGGGATAATCATTACAAGGCGTTTCCATGGATGACTCTCGAATGGAACTGGGCTTATTCGCGCGCTCGTTTCCGCGATGTCGATCCGGCCGGCGACCGGATTCCAGGTGCAGTAGAAGGTGTTTTTACGGCTGGAATTTGGATGGAAGGACTTCCGATCAAGTTCAATCCGTTTAAACATTCAGTAGGCATCCTTACAACCAGACAAGGTGGACAGCTCGCTGATTCGTTCTGGGGACGCTTGATTCTTGGAGCTCATCTGCGGTTTTTCGGTCCACGTCCATTGATTGAAGACAACAGTGTTCGCTCGAAATCCTCGACTCTTGTGAATTTATCTACCGGTTACCGTATCAACAAGAACTGGAATACATTTGTAGATATCTTCAATCTGCTGAATTCGAAATCGAGTGATGTCGATTACTTCTACACGTCAAGACTGCCCGGAGAACCATTCGCAGGAGTAGATGATATTCATACCCATCCAGTTGAGCCACTCTCAGTTCGTTTCAGACTTACGGCCAATTTTTAA